TTATGGAGCCGATTTGATACCCTCCATCCTCAAAAATCAATGACGTTACTTTTGTGTTTTCAACGACTTCTATATCTTGTAACATCGCATCAATAACACCGACACTATCGATGATTGTGCCCTGATCAAAAAAATATCCACCGTATCGGCAAGCCTCTTTCTTGATGTGAGATACCTCTTCTGCTTTGAGGTATGTAAAATGGCGCGGGAGTTTTTGTTCATGTGCTTGGCATTTTAGAATATCAGAGGGTGATCTCAACAGTCGCAACATTCCGGGTTTTTTCAAAAATTTTGGGAACTGTTTTTGATAAAAATCTAAAGAAAATTGAAAAGAATCATTGATAAAATGTGAGTAATCAGAATCTGATCCGATTTTGGGAGACAAGAACGCGCCTGCAGCACCACTGCCGCCGCTTGCGCTCTTGTCTTGCTCGATTACGATAACTTTTTTGCCGGCTTGTTTTAGAAAAAATGCGACACTGGCACCGCTAATACCCGCACCGATAATCGCAAAATCAAACACTTATCTCTTTGATATCGGCAATGGATTTAAATTCACTGTAAATTGAGGCGATGAGATTTTGTCTGTTGCGTTTTAAGCTGGCATCTTCTACATTGACCATCACATTGTCGAAAAATGCATCAATCTCAGGTTTGAGTGAAAAGAGTGCATCGAGTTTTTCTTCATAAAGAGTATAATCTTCATTTCGTACGGCGATAAAACGCGCATAAAGATTTTTTTCTTCTTCTTGTTGCAACAACGCTGTCTCAATATCTAAATCTTCTAAAGTAAGATTTTTGATGATATTGGCCACCCGCTTGAAAGTTGAAAAACTGTCTTGAAATCCTTCTGCTTTGACAATCTGACTCAAGGCTTTGATTTTCAAAGATAATGTCACAATATCACGTTCACCACTACTTAACACCGCTTGGATAACAGAAGCATTAACATCAAAAAATTGGTTGATTCGCTCTAAAAAGAATTGTTTCAAGCCGTTGACATCAAAACTTTTGTAATGTTTTGCCAAAGCATCAATATCTTTGTCAATGTCAAAGGCCAGACGATATTCTAAAACAATCTTAATAATACCATTGACGGCTCTTCGAAGTGCATAAGGGTCTTTGGTACCGGTAGGAATTCTATTGATACTAAAAAGTGCCAATACAGAATCTAGCTTATTCGCCAATGCTATAATAGAGCTAAAAATCGTGCTAGGTAGTTCGCTGTCTTCACTGTTGGGAAGATATTGTTCCTTAATCGCACGATACACCAGCGCATCTTCTCCGGCGGCTTTGGCATAATAATATCCCATCAACCCTTGAAGTTCTGTAAACTCATAGACCATCTCACTCAATAAATCCGCTTTGGCAAATAAGACAGAACGATTAAGCAAGTCTTGTAATTTTTCTTTGGTTGGATTTTCTGCTGTAAGTTTATCAAGGTATTTTTCATACAGATAATCTGCAACACTTTTTTCGCGCATCGTTTTATCAAATACGGTACCCAATCCATCCAAAAAGACGACATCTTTCAAGCCAGAGAAATCCAAGCCATTTTTGAGGTCATTATCATAGAAAAAGAGAGCATCACTCAATCTCGCGCGCAATACTTTTTCATTTCCGCTTACGATGAGATCATAATTATCACAGATGGCGTTGGAAACAACGATGAAGTGATTGGTCAGAGTCCCTTCTTTAAAAACTGGAAAGTAGCGTTGATGCTCTTTCATCGATGTCATGATAACTTCAGGAGGTAATCTGAGAAACTCTTCATCAAAGCTTCCCAATAAAGCACGCGGATGCTCTGTAATCGCCACGACTTCATTGAGTAAATCTGAATCTTTTTCAATGCTAAGGTTATGATTAGCCTCAATCGCGTCAAAATCAGCCAAAATTTTCTCTCTTCTCTTATCAGAAAACAACATCACGCCATGGTCTTTGAGCTTATCAAAATACTCTCCAGCAAAATCATAGCTAAATGGCGCATATGAGACATGACGATGGGGATAAGATTGGTTTGATGATTCCAAGTCAAAAGCTCTAAATTTGACAATTTCATGCCCCAACATACAACCAATCCAGCGAATTGGTCGGATAAAATGCTCATGAGAACTTCCCCATCGCATGGATTTACCAAAATTAAGACTCTTCAAAAAGGTCTCAACAATAGTACCAATAAATTTGACGGACTCTTCACCATGCGTGATGTGCTTGAAGTATA
This genomic window from Sulfurospirillum sp. 1612 contains:
- the glyS gene encoding glycine--tRNA ligase subunit beta, with amino-acid sequence MTKPLLIEVGVEELPAIPFLKELPNIEKKYTKVLESNALLCEFEFYYTPRRLVLWHPEFPLSQEDKEEEFFGAPISIAYKDGVPTPAAVGFAKKCGTTIENLQTANKGGKEVLYFKHITHGEESVKFIGTIVETFLKSLNFGKSMRWGSSHEHFIRPIRWIGCMLGHEIVKFRAFDLESSNQSYPHRHVSYAPFSYDFAGEYFDKLKDHGVMLFSDKRREKILADFDAIEANHNLSIEKDSDLLNEVVAITEHPRALLGSFDEEFLRLPPEVIMTSMKEHQRYFPVFKEGTLTNHFIVVSNAICDNYDLIVSGNEKVLRARLSDALFFYDNDLKNGLDFSGLKDVVFLDGLGTVFDKTMREKSVADYLYEKYLDKLTAENPTKEKLQDLLNRSVLFAKADLLSEMVYEFTELQGLMGYYYAKAAGEDALVYRAIKEQYLPNSEDSELPSTIFSSIIALANKLDSVLALFSINRIPTGTKDPYALRRAVNGIIKIVLEYRLAFDIDKDIDALAKHYKSFDVNGLKQFFLERINQFFDVNASVIQAVLSSGERDIVTLSLKIKALSQIVKAEGFQDSFSTFKRVANIIKNLTLEDLDIETALLQQEEEKNLYARFIAVRNEDYTLYEEKLDALFSLKPEIDAFFDNVMVNVEDASLKRNRQNLIASIYSEFKSIADIKEISV